GGAGGTCGGGGTCGGCGGTCCGGACCTCGTCCTCCAGATCGAGGTCCGAAATCAGGCCGTCGACGCGCTCGGTGCGCCGGACGCGCTGGGGACCGCGCTCGACCACGTGGCCGTCGACGCGGTCGCTCCGGACGACGCCGCCCGGCTCGGGCGCGGCCTCGAACAGGGTGAACTCGACGCCCCGCTCGGCGAGGTAGTGGGCCAGCGAGAGCCCCGTGATGCCGCCGCCGACGATGCCGACCCGGCCGAGGTCTTCGTCCGCCTGCAGTTCGTCCGCTCGGCCGCTCATGTCCGCTCGACCGGCGCGTTCAGGCACATCGCGTTCGGCGAGTCCGAGCACTGACACTGCCGGTACTGGTAGTAGCCGGGGTCGAAGTCGCCGACGAACGGCTCGGCGAGGTCCGCGAGCACGCCCTTGAACCGGTCGTCGTCGTGGGGCACCGGGACGCGGTAGAACTCCAGGCCCTCGTCCTCGGCCTCCTCCCGGAGTTCGTCGTCGAGCTCCGAGAGGGTCTCGCTCTGCTCGTGCATGAAGCTGACCGGCTCGACCACGACCCGCTCGACGGAGTCGTCGTCGCCGAGTTCCTCGATTACCTCCTCGACGTCGGGCTCGGTCCACGGGATGTCGCGGTTCTCGTGGTTCTGGTAGCCGAGCGAGTACGAATCGATGCCGAGCTTCCGGCCCAGGACCTCGCAGAACTCCTCGACGTACAGGTCGTACCGGCTGCCCTCGTCGAGGTAGTGCTGCGGGGTTCCGTGGGCCGAGTAGACGAGCTCGGTGGCCTCGTCGGTCAGGTCGACGTCGTGGGCCGCCGCGAACCGGCGAACGTTGTCCGCGCGGAGCGCGTTGTACTGCGGGTGGCGGTGCCACCCCGTGATCTCGGCGATGGAGACGTCCCAGTCGCGCTCGGCCGCGGCCTCCTTCAGCTCGTCGAGCGCCGCGACGGTCGTCGAGGCGCCGCAGAGCGGGTAGACCGGCAGGCCGACCAGCTCGTCGACGCCGTCGGCGCGGGCGGCCTCGACCGCGTCGCCGACGAAGGGCTCGGTGAACTGCATGCCGACGTACGTCTCGACGTCGTAGCCCCGGTCGCCGAGTTCGGCGGCCAGCGCGTCGGCCTGTGCCTCGGCCTGCGGGTTCAGCGGGGAGCCCCCGATCTCCTCGTACTCCTCCATGAGCCCCGGGACGCGGCGCTCGGCCAGCTGCCGGGCTCGCTCGCGGGCCTCCTCCTCGGTGTCGGCCTCCTCGAGCGAGGCGTTGTTCAGGAAGATGCGCTCGAGGTAGGCCACGACGTTCTCCCGCGTCGGTTCGGCCGGCTCGCCGAAGTTGAGCAGGACAACTCCTGTGGTCATATTCGGGGGTTAGGACAGTGCGCTGTAATAGCTGTCGCTTGACGGCGGCCTCTCTTCGTCCGGCGACGTATAACTTTTAATACTCTCAGTGCAATTTATTATGTAGACCACCGAATGACACTCTCGTCCATCATCGAGGACGTGACGGGGACCGACCGAACGCTGACGGTCTACGACCCGCCGGACTCGAAGGCGGTCTCGGACCTGGAGCGCCACTTCGAGGTCCAGAACGTCGACGTGAACGAGGCCTCCGTCTCCGAGGGCCCGGAGGCGTTCGTCGTGTTGCAGGAGGGCGGGCAGTTCCTGGCGGCCGCCGACCTCGAACGACTCCGCCGCACGGTCACCTTCGAGACCGGCCTCGTCGACGCGACCAGTTTCGAGGAGACCCAGGTCCCGGACGTGCTCAAGCACGTCAGCGACACCACGTTCAGCACCTACGAAAAGCGCCGGATGATTCTGGCCTCCCGGGAGATAGAGGAGCGAGCCTGGCGGACCGGCGGGGGCGAGCTCCACGCCGGATTTCAGGACCTGTCGCTGTTCCGCGAGCAGTGGGACCTCTACGCCCGCATCGCCGAACGCGGCGTCGACATCCACGCCTACGGCGTCCCCGACTGGCGGCCGCCCGAAACCGAGTGGCTGACTATCCACGCCGAAGACACGGCCGAGATCCGGAGCTCGTGGATCGTGTCGTTCGACGCTCCGGACGGCCGGGACTGCGCGCTCGTCGCCGAGGAGCGCGACCCCGGCGAGTTCGCCGGCTTCTGGACCTACGACGGCGAGATCGTCGACGAGGCGCTCGACCACCTCCGGTCGGCGTACTCGTAGCGCGCCGGAGACCCGGGGAGCGGTACGGACGCCTCGTCGGCGTTACGTCCCGTTCGGAGACGGGATTCAACCGTCAGCGGGCCGTCCGGTCGGCCGAGACGAATCGGGGGTGATTTGGTCGGAGAGCGTGGTTCGAGCCGCGCCGACGCGGGTCAGTCGTCCTCGACCCGACCGTCGACGTCCGACTCCGCGACCGCGGACCGGAGGCGGGGCGCGACCAGCCAGACCGACTCGGTGAGCAGCCACAGGAGGGCGACGACCCCGAAGAGGACCGCAGCGAACAGTTCGGGGAACCCCATCCAGGTCGGGGTGATGTACATCAGCCCGTTGAGGTACTTGCCCGGGATCAGGTTCTTCAGGAAGATCCAGACCCGCTCGTCGAGCGGCGGCGTCCGGGCCGGGAGGTCGGCGCTCGCGGCGCTCG
This region of Halorussus rarus genomic DNA includes:
- the hemH gene encoding ferrochelatase → MTTGVVLLNFGEPAEPTRENVVAYLERIFLNNASLEEADTEEEARERARQLAERRVPGLMEEYEEIGGSPLNPQAEAQADALAAELGDRGYDVETYVGMQFTEPFVGDAVEAARADGVDELVGLPVYPLCGASTTVAALDELKEAAAERDWDVSIAEITGWHRHPQYNALRADNVRRFAAAHDVDLTDEATELVYSAHGTPQHYLDEGSRYDLYVEEFCEVLGRKLGIDSYSLGYQNHENRDIPWTEPDVEEVIEELGDDDSVERVVVEPVSFMHEQSETLSELDDELREEAEDEGLEFYRVPVPHDDDRFKGVLADLAEPFVGDFDPGYYQYRQCQCSDSPNAMCLNAPVERT
- a CDS encoding DICT sensory domain-containing protein, whose product is MTLSSIIEDVTGTDRTLTVYDPPDSKAVSDLERHFEVQNVDVNEASVSEGPEAFVVLQEGGQFLAAADLERLRRTVTFETGLVDATSFEETQVPDVLKHVSDTTFSTYEKRRMILASREIEERAWRTGGGELHAGFQDLSLFREQWDLYARIAERGVDIHAYGVPDWRPPETEWLTIHAEDTAEIRSSWIVSFDAPDGRDCALVAEERDPGEFAGFWTYDGEIVDEALDHLRSAYS